The Malus domestica chromosome 10, GDT2T_hap1 nucleotide sequence attttaatctccCTAACAGTACTCAAATATTAAAGGTAGTTCAAAGCCGCTTCATTATTATTCTTTGTGTTTAGTGACAAACGTTATAGTGTACTCGGATCACAAGGCAGAATGTATCGTAATATAAATAGAAAGAATCGTGTCAATAATTATCTTTCATAGAGCGATATGTTTGTTTTCAAtactcaaaatgttcattaGTAAATGTCAAATTGCGTTTAGGATTCATATCATAGGGATTCGATGTGAAGAACAAAGCGTTGATTGTAAACTACCTGACGCACTCCTCCTTcccctttatccgggcttgggaccggcaacaTAAGCTAAATTTACACGTGTAGAGTTAAATATAAGAAAATGTATGTAGTATTTGGAATTAACGAAAAACTTAGCACAAACCAGAGCGCAGACCCTACTATTGAGATATGGtttagtggtggtggtgctgtaAATGTCAAATtacaaaatgaaaatatattaaaataaaggaTGAAAATAAGTAATGTGAACAATGATctaatgtgtatatatatacacacacaccaaGATGCAGAGATATAAGCTCCCACCATCAACCATACGAGGTAGGTAGTGGAGAAAGAAAACATGAGAGGTTACCTTCTCTCCTTGTTTTTTCTGGGCTCACTGAAAGACATCATTCAGTTATGTGGTGCTGATCCGACTGATGGCTTCGTCGATGTTCCGTTAACGGAATATAATTCCGAATTACAGAAACCGTATGACGTACCACTGGAGGAGCGCTACAGTTTTGTCAATGGTGTAAGGCGTTTGTGGGTCTATGCTGATGACAAGCCCCATGACCCTAATAGCCAAACCCAGCCACGTACTGAAGTTCGCATGAGGGTACGCCTCCTAACCTGCTATATATGACTAGCCCCATAATCCTACtgataaatgtttatgttggtaTATGATGGATTTGATTAGATTGATTTTTTTACTGAATATGTTGTTCAGATCACAGTTTTATGAATAAGTCTCTTATGTTGTCAGACAGTCTAATAGAATACCTTTGtcttgtatatatattataaatactcctacattgtcaaatgatttgacaaaagagAACATTACTCTATATATACCGTGAGCAAGAATTACTTGTCAAAATATGAATCTTAGTCATTGATCATGTTAAATTTTATCAAATGTTTGATTTTACATTTAGACAGTGAATATAAACTATCGATCAAGTTGACTTATAtggtccatatatatatatatatatatatatatatatagtttgccAACATAAATCTAACAAGAAAAAAATGCTTCCTTATAAATACTTATACGGATGCTTCCTTATAAATCCTTATATGGATTTGTTTGTGCTTTTTTGCCATGCGTTGTATATGTTTTATGTGGAACGCTTCTAGAACGGGTAGTCCAGATTCATATATTGTCCGACGAAAAAGCAATCATTAGTTGGCGCTAACTAAGTTTTATGCAGGGATTTGACTACTCATCTGGAATATGGCAATTTGAAGGGTATGGATTTGTGCCAAATGGAACCTCTGGTGCTACAGTAGCACAGATCCATGGAGCAGCTAAGGGTGCTACGACTATAATCCTAAGAATCTATAACGGCGACATGAGGTATTATAGTCGAGATTTGGTGGGTACAAATCTTTACGATAAGTGGTTCAGACTTAACATAATCCATGACGTCGACGGAGGGAGCGTGACTATTTTCATTGACGGAGTCCAGAAATTTCGGGTGAAGGATCAAGGGCCAGGAGATTTGTACTTCAAATGTGGAGTTTATGCTGCACCGGCTAACATTACCTACTACATGGAATCACGTTGGaaagacattgaaatatataaaaagtaCTGATGACTACCGAGGCCAGTCTTGAGATTTTAGAGACCTTGTGCAAGATCCAAACGGGGCCCTTACATGGCCTAAAATTTTGGTTgctatattttcttttatactttttattttttatgtgtaaAAATTGATATAACgcacaagaaaataaataaaaatgaaacatGGTGTGTTGGGTTTGTGTATCTATCTGCATCCCTTATGTTTTTGGGTTCAAAACTCCTTGCTTTTTAATAGAAAAAGCATGGCACGGTGGATATGTACTTATCATATCACCATTCAAATATTATAATTAGAACTATTCTTGCTCTTTATTATCATCCAGAGTTCATCTCAAGAAAAATTTATGTGTTAAACAAATCATTGATATATGGATGACAAAATGGTTttcaaataaaatgaaaattagaTGACCATCAAATAGTGACTAGAAAATAAATGGTTAAATGATAtcgtataagaaaaaaaatgaggctTTTAAAGATTATATCTTCaaacttttaaaattttaatttattatgacATTCCTAATTATAGATTTATTAGCAAAAGTTATCTTTTATAATGAAAGAAAATAACTACATAtatttaaaacaagaaaacaacagTGTAGCTAAAAAAGCCTAGAGAAGGTAATCGTGCGGCACACTCTGTGGCATCTGTTGCATTCAAAAATGAAGGGAAGTATATTTGGGCTTGTATTGGTCCTCAAATCTTGTTTAATACTCGGAGGATGTAATTGTATCCATTTGTATCTAACAATATCTATCTacctttgaagaaaaaaaaaaccctcaaaACATGCCCAATATGAAATAAACACAgctgaaaaaaaattcataattaaaaataaatgtatCCATTAGTATTTAATAATACTTATCTAGCtttggaggaagaaaaaaaccccaaaaaatgcCCAATATGAAATAAACACGgctgaaaaaaaattcataattaaaaatataggtAACCACGGAATCGAACGTGTGCACACCTAGATAGCAAAAACAATGCTTGCCAAATCGGCTATGACAACGTCGTTTGATATGCTCACGTTTATAGTATATATCTAGTATATTACAAAGGTTATTAAATTTAGGGGCCCCAAAAAACGGGGGCCCTGTGCGGTCTCACTCCTCGCACCCCCTCAAGGCTGGCCCTGATGACTACTGTTGAAGTGAACTATTatgctagctagctagctttatatatagagatgTTTCCATGTCAATGCAATGCAAGCTTCCACAGCTTCAAAGTATAACCATGTAACTTAAGATTGGTTGATTGGGTGTCTACTCACAAGCgtttttgttaaaagtgtttgtagtataaacatgttaaaattttcattcaaatCCAAGTACTTGCTAAAAAATGTTGTTGTATATGGTCATAAGTACTTTTAGTTACAAAAAGCACTTCTAATTCTCTATCAGCAATCCCAAATGACCCTTAGTATATtaactaattatttttagttGAGTAATTATTAAAGTTACtgacgaaattttttttattaaagttgtCTAATTGATAATATTAAGAGGAAATttacatttttctttatttttttggtatttgatTATGGATTTTAGAGGAAATTTACATTTTTCGTTTTCTTCGCGTTATTTTGGTAAACACATGGAGAAATTagaaagtgaaatatttttttCATCCGTATTTTAGTAAACAACATTATACTTTTTCATTTCTCAAATGTCACCATTGTTAGTGAAATCTAGCTCGTTGCACCCTTAAGACTGACAACACTACAAAACTAACCCCtcgaaaagaatgaaaattacAGTTTGATCCCCAATTACAGTTTGATCCTAATTCGGCAAATTCCCCAATGCCTTCCCCAACTACTTTTCCCTTTTTGCCCTTATTGCTGAGTGGTTTCGCTCCTCTCGTGTCTATTTTCCTTTGACCTTGCTGCCCTTTCCCCTTTGCCCTTTGCCCTTTTTGCCCTTTTTGCCTTTTGGTGCGTCGTTTAGAGCCTCGGCCTTGTCGTATCCTCCCTGTTCGCCCTCCTCCTGGTGCTGTCCAATGGCGGTTGGCTTCTTCTTGACCTCTACGATCTCGGTGATTCGTTTGAATTGCAGACGGAGAGGGGGACGGGCCTTGTCTGAAATCTGTTTCATCATTCCGGCGTTTGGATTGCTTTTGGCAGTAGTGAAAGAAGCGGTCCATTGGTTGTCGTCGCGGAGTTCGATCGCCAGTTTGACATCCTCAGGCGTATGCACGTATGCATCAGTCCATAGCTTGAGATTAGAAATGTTTCGGTTGAGATTTTCTTGCGATTTAGCAAGAACCTGCTGGGATCCTTGAACGGCGCGGAGATCCGTCAGCGATTGAAATTTGCAGGCGCCACCGGACATGAAGGCACTGAACGCCGCCATCTGAAGAAGGAGAGAGTGTTAgtgttagggttagggttagagagtgtagagagaggggagagaagagagaaaaaagagagaggagagaggagagagaagaggatACCTCTGCGCTGCGGTGGTTTTGAGAGCAGAGAGCAGAGAGAGATGCGCTGCGGTAGTTTCTTGAGAGCAGAGAGCAGAGAGAGATGCGCTGCGGTGGTTTCTTGAGAGATAGACTGAATTTTTGGAATGAATTGCACCGGGTGGCTGCTTTTATAAGCGAATTGGAGGGAAATGGAGGGAAAAAGTGTGCAATTTATAGGTTTTCTGCGTGTGGTTTGTATCAGGTTATGGGCAAGGATAATGGGCGATTCCACGTAAGTTTTCTAAATATGCCTCACATATAACGAGTGTTTTCTTAAAATGCCACTGAGTATGCCTAGCTCACACATGAGTACAGCAGCAGCAAGTTGGTAACTTATTTTATGAAACCGTGAGACCACACCAGAGTAAGCAGGCCGTATGCCTTTAATGAAAATTTGCATCTTATGCACTCTTCCTACGCTGCGCATCACTGAAATGATTCTATGCTAATGATTCATCAGACTCTTGGAGTGACACCAAACAAAGGAGTCTGCTAATGATGATTTGGTTTGTTGATTTACTAACAATGAGGATATGTTTCCACAGCGTTATGTGAAACTTGCTGCTGTAAAAGAGTGAATTTCTGGTAGGCACGGGATTGTAAGTGTTTGCCCAATTATAACACGCTTATTTGTCTTCATCAACTTAGTTTTCTCCCACTCCCTACTCACATGTATCATCATCCGCACAGAATTCGCGGTATACTTTTTTCACTTCGTTGGTCAAATTGCTCAAATTCAAAGTGTAAAAAAGCTGCAGAATTCAGTGCTGATCATGCGCGCTATGGCATTCTTCAGTTTTATCGCTTACTTCAAAGGCAAGTATGGCTCTGATGATTCTGATACAGCAAAAGTCCTGTAAATGCATTAGACGAGAGTGGAGTGGATCCATCTGGTTGAGGCTTTGAATGCTTTTGAAGATTTAGCTACTGGCCCCTCAAAGCCTTTGTATATTGAACTATAACCTGCTATATATGGCCGAGTTCGGGGCCATAACTACCTTCAATTCATTACGAGCCAGTAATCAAACCAACGAATTTGTTGACGTCTCACTCGTGCAAGGGACTTGCTATTCATTGATCACAGACGACATTAAATGACTTCGAAAAAGATGATTTAAACTGCAAAATCATCAGCTCGTCCAGAAACTCAATCCTTGATGGTCAAATGACATATCCCAAAACCAATGTGGTTTAAAATCTCATCAAAGGCATAACTGCGGAACTTATTCTGAACAGGATAAATTgcgcaaaacaaaatattaagaGAGAATTGGCCTTGGAGCCATGATAGAAGAGGGTGGATGGATCTATTCCCCTAGCAAAATGACTTGAGAAAGCCTACAGTTAATACCAAATTTGAAAGTATACGCTGTCCTGAAGACTTGCCATGCTTTAGAATGTTGTGCTTCCCAAGTTCTATAAGGCTTGTGAAATGAACAACATCCAGTCGAACGTAGGCATTAATAAGTAAGCCGAAACAAATTAAGCGCAAGTGTCCACGAGGACCATAACTTAAACTAAAATAAACGTAACGATCGATCATGACAACTGAGTCAGTCCACCACAGCAAGATTTAAGTACTCTTTGTCACAGATGGCGGATTCCAGGGCATGCTTGGGGCCAACTTCCCCCTCAGTATCCAGGAACAACTTGATGAAATTGTCCGAGTAGCCGGTGAGGATGGTCACCCCTGGTATTCTTGAAGGAGGCTCGACACAGTTGCCGGCAGCGCCCTTGTTCCACAACTGCCAGAACACTATGTGTGGCACCGCATCCCCATAACCTTTCTCCTCAAACTTTCTTTGTATTGCCCGGTAAGTAGTTGGCCAGTGACCGTCGGCATTAGATATCTCAAAGCCATAATGAGTGAAAACTAGCACCTTCTTGATCATTTGCTCCGGCTTCAAATTGGCATTCACAGCCTCTTGGAGGATCAAATCAAGCACCGTGTGGAAAGGACAAGTTTCGGTGTGGTCCATGCCCCTCAGAAAGGCACACTGGGACTTGAGATCATTTCCACCTTGTATCAGACGCAGATCAGGATATCGAGCGAAAGGGACGACCTTTCCTTTCCAGGGCTGTTCACTCAGCTGAGACACCAGTAACCCAAAAGCCACCGACACATCCTGACCTCGCAGACTCGTGGGCTTCGAGACGTTACATACAGCCAAGCAATTCTTCCACTTGCCTTTGTTGAACAAGTCCTCCACCATTGCCTTCCAGTGAAGTTGAGCAACGTCCCCTACATCGGGATTGTCCACATAGTGTATCACCCTATGCGGAAGCAGCAGCAGCGAAGTAGGTTCATCATCAATCTTAATCTCGCAGCGGCCGGCTTTCACGTCCTCCAGATACTGTTTAATCCTACACTTGCCGCCAAAAGTGTCATAACATGTCATCCTCCTCACTGGCAGCAAAACCTCCTTGGTCAGCCGGCTTCGCGCTCTTGACGTGTAATCGGCCTCCTCttcaatacttttttttttcggacGTACCTCTTCAAGACCTTGGTATCCATCTTGTCGCGGAAAAAGCTTCCTCGCAATGCTTTCACACAGCTGCGTGGCAGCCCGGTAGCCAGCGTATGGGAGACATGCCGCAGCCCAGCTAAACTCGATATAATTATCATCACCATCCTCGTTCTCATTCATCCTCTTGTTCTTGCTCTTCAACTTTTCAATATCAGACTTTAGGTAGTTTGCGAAAAAACCAGAAACCCGGTCGTGTAAAAACTGAAAATCAGGGTCGCGATGGTACATCTCGGCAGCCTTATTGGCAATGGCAATGGTCTTGTCTCTGATTCGACAATGGACGTCATCAGAATTTGAGTGTTGGCTGCTGATTAGTTGTAGAAGAACAAGGCGGTAGATAATCTCGACAAAATCGCGACCGGAGTTGCCGGCAAGGGGCTCGATGTTGGAGGCTAAGGTTTTGGGGTGGTTGTGGTGGAGCCATAGCAAGGCACTGTGGAACAATTCATAGTCGGTGGTTTGTCCGAGATAACGAATGAGCTTGAGGGTGGTGAGGGGACTGTGGAACCAGGCCAGCGGCAGAAGTTGATGGTTTAGATATCTGTGAGAGGAGGCGGAGGCTTTCTGCCTGTAGGAGGAATTCACCTCTACAGCCAACAGAAAACGCAACAGATCAATGCAGGGGTTAGTGTTAACACTCTCCAACTCCAACCCCGATTCGGATTCCAATTCCGTtacatcctcctcctcctcaataTTAATCTCATTTGAAGAGAAATTTGAGCATAATTTCAGTGGCCTCTGTGGTGGATATTTACTGTTAGGAGGAGCAAATACCAGTGCCATTGATCTCAAACTAGTATTATAAGGACGAATTATTGGGAGCTGAGAAATATTGTTATCGATATTATTCTTGTGTGCTTCTACCCTGAAGGGGGAGAGAATTTTACCCATAGCTTTCATCATGACGTCAGACTGCGACTGCAACTGCGGGAGACCAAGAACGAGGCGGAGAGGCGGCTGCTTATCTTGGTTTAGGGCACCAAGAACAACTCCACTACGTCTTTATTAGAAGAGAGGTAGGAACTCAGGACTCCATTCGACTCCTTGTTTTTTGGGATCCACTCATCGAACTCTTATTAGAAGAGTAAGACTGACACACATGTACCAGAAGCATAGAGATACGATGTGATACACCATGTGTTCCTATATAAACCTGCCCTTTGACTCATTTTGaggagatttttcagtgtgaccgtcaaACGATGTGATACACCATGTGTtcctatataaatggtgagtTATGCGTTTTAAAAgattaacaacttaaaaattaaatttttcaccacttgcataaaaacacatggtgtaTCATCTATTTTcttgtcacaactaaaaatttctctttgACGTGGGCTTATCAAAGAATCAGATTTTGACATCATGTAAACATTCGATTAGATCTCACTCTGATATTTATCAAATATTAATCCACAAGTCATATTTGATAATtcataagaaaaactaatgaaaaaaggaactttgagttttaatgaaaaatcatcatataactttatttaataattagTACAAAGTTGAATATTAAACAAGTCCAATTAAAATAGCCCACCCAAAATAACATATTGATTTCTCTGTTTTGACCCTGACGTTTTTGGgttatgtttgttttgttttccgttAGTTTAGTCATGTCGAAGAACTGAGTTATAAAGGCCAATCACTTCACTTTTGCAGAttttttaatttagggttttgaattGATTGCTTTCTGTTATCCAGCTAGGGATTTTTGGCCTTTAGGAACTTGATcaaattaggttttttttccttcttgttcCTGTTCAAAGAATCAAGCATAGAAGAAGAGGAGATGGCGACAGAGGATGCAAAGCTGACAAGAGGGAACCAACTGCTAATAGTCAACGACAATCTCAGAGAAATGGGCAAGAAGGTCCGGCGAAGAAACAAAGAGACCAGAAATCATTTTCAATTCTTCAATTCTTGTTAATTCTTTTGGCCCCCTAGCTAAGATACGGGATGTTCGTTCAAATCTCTTACAGATCCTCAGATGAAGAGTGCAATTTTGGTTTTTGGGATGACATTAAGAAGTCAGAAGAAGTTAAAATAGAGTTTTGATTCAATATGATGCAGTTGCTTGTAATATTATGTTGTTCTTCTATCTTTGTCAATCAGAAAACACATACAGGAAGAtgtaatccaaaaaaaaaaaccaaatgagtGTTTGGGATTTAAGATTTGATACCTGGGTTCTGAGATTGGATCGAAGAAAACGattcatccccatattttttaaatttcttttatctTCTGTAACAGAACATGCAAAGAATGAGAGTTCTTCAGTGACTGGGAGTCTCTGAGGGCCCTTGGTGACTAGTCAGTCTTTCTACACTAAAGTGAAATGAAAGATGCTGCCAAATGTGTCTCAAAATGTTTCAATACCACATTGCCCATTATATTTGCCTTTATTATCCAAATCACCAATGCTTAATAATGATGGTGATTACATATATCATAATCATTGACTCTGCTGCACAAGTGGAAATGTGGAATCATCTTTTTCTCTCAAACTTCGCAAATGTGGGATTTGCTTGTAACAATATTTCTCATTCGAGCgatattttaatataatattgttacataaaaaaaagtttgaatatgaATGTTTACACTGTCTAGTTAACTTGTCTACGTCTAGAACTACATTATTTTGTCATTAGCAAAGCATAAACTTAAAACTATTGTCAGTAGAGAAATGTGATCTGGCGAAGAAACAAAGAGACTGGAAATGTCTGTCCTTGAACTGAAACTGGATGGAATCCCTAGACGACATTCAAAGCGCCATGAGGAAGTTTCTCTTTGCAATCTATGTATCGTCAGTTGCTCATGCGTTTGTTCGCAAAATTTGATATCATTAATAAAAATGGCAGAGTTCTACACCCATGGATTTTTCTTATCGATACATAAGCTTATATAATGTTTTTAGGTGGTGGCGCTCGTTTGGTGTAGGTGGTGTTGAATACCAAAAATTTTCCATCTGTGAGATCCCACCGAAGCGCCTTCGGTTTGGGAGATGATGGCAAATCCAAGCCAACAAGAAGACAACAAAGATGAAGCATGAGAAGATGGTGGGATCCAAGTTTTGGGTGCTGGTTTGATTTTGGTTTGTCACGATGATTTTAATGGTGATGCGGTGCGGCAGTGATGTGGTCTACAACTAGAGATgtgaaaaaagagagaaaaaatggttgagaaggTGAAGAAATAACTACAATATTTCTCAAGATGAATGAagataactcacactatttcagaaactgaaccaaaatagcCCACATTGTTTCTAGAAGTACAACAAAATAACTCACATTGTTTctcaaactgaaccaaaataatcaaCACTATTTATGGAATTGCAGCAAAATAATCAAcgctatttctgaaactatagcaaaataactcacactatttctgaaaccaCAGCAAAATAATctacactatttctggaactaaatcaaaataactcacactatttctgaaattacagcaaaataacctacactatttctgaaactaaaccaaaataactcacactatttctgaaactatagGAAAATAActtacactatttctgaaactgaacaaaaataaaccatactatttcttaaactaaaccaaaataacacACATTATTTTTGAAGCTATAGCAACATAACCTACATTATTTTTGAAACAGAGCCAAAATAACTCATACTATTTCTAGAACTACAGCAAAATAgcccacactatttatgaaaactaaatcaaaataATCTACACTATCTCTGGAAAggaacaaaataaacattattttTTGGAATTACAGCAACATAACCCACATTATTCTGAATAAATAATGTTTATTTAttagtccagtttcataaatagtgtttacttattggtctagtttcataaacagtggcTAGTTCTGGGTCCAGTTTCATGAATAATGCTTAGTTAttggttcaatttcataaacagtgtttcTATCTTAGTCTAGTTTCACAAATAGTTTCCacctattggtttagttttagaaatagtgtctCATTCTTGATTgggtttcataaacaatgtctacttattggtcaagtttcataaatattgtctCCTTATtagtccaatttcataaatagtgcataGATCTTGTTCCACTTCCATAAATAGTGGCCTAGTTCTtgattcagtttcataaatagtgcctagttcttggtccactttcataaatagtagtCTTGTTCttagtcc carries:
- the LOC114827306 gene encoding citrate-binding protein-like, producing the protein MRGYLLSLFFLGSLKDIIQLCGADPTDGFVDVPLTEYNSELQKPYDVPLEERYSFVNGVRRLWVYADDKPHDPNSQTQPRTEVRMRGFDYSSGIWQFEGYGFVPNGTSGATVAQIHGAAKGATTIILRIYNGDMRYYSRDLVGTNLYDKWFRLNIIHDVDGGSVTIFIDGVQKFRVKDQGPGDLYFKCGVYAAPANITYYMESRWKDIEIYKKY
- the LOC103411936 gene encoding uncharacterized protein gives rise to the protein MGKILSPFRVEAHKNNIDNNISQLPIIRPYNTSLRSMALVFAPPNSKYPPQRPLKLCSNFSSNEINIEEEEDVTELESESGLELESVNTNPCIDLLRFLLAVEVNSSYRQKASASSHRYLNHQLLPLAWFHSPLTTLKLIRYLGQTTDYELFHSALLWLHHNHPKTLASNIEPLAGNSGRDFVEIIYRLVLLQLISSQHSNSDDVHCRIRDKTIAIANKAAEMYHRDPDFQFLHDRVSGFFANYLKSDIEKLKSKNKRMNENEDGDDNYIEFSWAAACLPYAGYRAATQLCESIARKLFPRQDGYQGLEEVRPKKKSIEEEADYTSRARSRLTKEVLLPVRRMTCYDTFGGKCRIKQYLEDVKAGRCEIKIDDEPTSLLLLPHRVIHYVDNPDVGDVAQLHWKAMVEDLFNKGKWKNCLAVCNVSKPTSLRGQDVSVAFGLLVSQLSEQPWKGKVVPFARYPDLRLIQGGNDLKSQCAFLRGMDHTETCPFHTVLDLILQEAVNANLKPEQMIKKVLVFTHYGFEISNADGHWPTTYRAIQRKFEEKGYGDAVPHIVFWQLWNKGAAGNCVEPPSRIPGVTILTGYSDNFIKLFLDTEGEVGPKHALESAICDKEYLNLAVVD